A section of the Gloeocapsa sp. DLM2.Bin57 genome encodes:
- a CDS encoding class I SAM-dependent methyltransferase, whose product MNQQQKIFPGEVFANNADFDLGIRQLIPRYDEMLEVISLCVPSEANHLLELGCGTGELTLKLLQRCPNAKLITLDYSPRMVATTQAKITANGYRDRCQVLQADFGEWADGKLESNIGTDFNACVSSLAIHHLSDEMKQQLFNCIGKHLQPGGCFWNGDPILQESPVLVDIYETMRTNWTQQQGINREEVRGKLGQTQPYGYSGQDRLATLATHFSLLDCAGFKVTAVPWKYFGLAVFGGWI is encoded by the coding sequence ATGAATCAACAACAGAAAATTTTTCCAGGTGAAGTTTTTGCTAATAATGCTGACTTTGATTTAGGTATTCGTCAATTAATACCTCGTTACGATGAGATGTTAGAAGTTATTAGTCTTTGTGTACCCTCTGAAGCTAACCACTTATTAGAATTAGGGTGTGGTACAGGTGAATTAACTTTAAAACTATTGCAAAGATGTCCTAACGCCAAATTAATTACCTTGGATTATTCACCGCGAATGGTAGCTACTACTCAAGCTAAAATTACCGCTAATGGCTATCGAGATCGTTGTCAAGTCTTACAAGCTGATTTTGGGGAGTGGGCTGATGGTAAACTTGAGTCAAATATTGGGACTGATTTTAACGCTTGTGTCTCCTCTTTAGCTATCCATCATCTTAGTGATGAAATGAAACAACAATTATTTAATTGTATCGGTAAACATCTCCAACCAGGAGGGTGTTTTTGGAATGGCGATCCTATTTTACAAGAATCCCCTGTATTAGTTGACATCTATGAAACAATGAGAACCAATTGGACTCAACAACAGGGTATCAATAGGGAAGAAGTTAGAGGTAAACTAGGACAAACTCAACCCTATGGTTATTCAGGACAAGATCGCTTAGCCACCTTAGCCACCCATTTTAGTTTACTAGATTGCGCTGGTTTTAAAGTAACCGCTGTACCTTGGAAATACTTTGGTTTAGCTGTCTTTGGTGGTTGGATTTAA
- a CDS encoding hydrogenase maturation protease, whose protein sequence is MRLIIGYGNTLRSDDAVGQKIAAVVADWQLPEVRSLSVHQLTPELVTEIAIASLVIFVDVAIDKTTVEVKKIVPDVAILDTLGHSSNPYTLLSYSQILYNYVPEAYWILVPGVNFAFGEELSNLTQHGMTEALREIEKLLISF, encoded by the coding sequence ATGCGTTTAATAATCGGTTATGGTAATACTTTAAGAAGTGATGACGCTGTAGGACAAAAAATCGCAGCTGTTGTCGCTGATTGGCAATTACCCGAAGTGCGATCGCTTAGTGTTCATCAATTAACTCCCGAATTAGTTACGGAGATAGCGATAGCCTCGTTAGTTATCTTTGTGGATGTTGCCATAGACAAGACAACAGTAGAAGTAAAAAAAATAGTCCCAGATGTAGCTATACTAGATACTCTAGGACATAGTAGTAATCCCTATACTTTATTATCTTATAGTCAAATTCTCTATAATTATGTTCCCGAAGCTTATTGGATTTTGGTACCCGGGGTTAATTTTGCCTTTGGTGAAGAATTATCTAATCTTACCCAACATGGTATGACAGAAGCTTTAAGAGAAATCGAAAAACTACTCATCTCCTTCTAA
- the psaK gene encoding photosystem I reaction center subunit PsaK: MMIAAIPQTVEWNFSVALVMILTNAFAIAIGRFAIKRPGVGPDLPVTKPGLWRNFGLPELLATVSFGHILGTGMILGLANAGLL, from the coding sequence ATGATGATCGCAGCTATTCCCCAAACCGTCGAATGGAATTTTTCCGTTGCGCTGGTGATGATTTTAACTAATGCTTTTGCTATCGCTATTGGTCGTTTTGCGATTAAACGTCCTGGGGTTGGTCCTGATTTACCCGTGACTAAACCTGGTTTGTGGCGTAATTTTGGTCTTCCTGAGTTATTAGCTACCGTCAGCTTTGGTCATATCCTTGGTACAGGTATGATTTTAGGACTCGCTAACGCAGGTCTGCTTTAA